A stretch of the Saccharolobus caldissimus genome encodes the following:
- a CDS encoding acetone carboxylase subunit gamma: MNEEEKVKRVEQRIQLLERLLQAKSPIDEVFRVIAGDKEDPEIAFDAIIEYFQRKVNWKEKILLPINDHLFIVCKDGKPIVKAACGYEFGDFRVNWKVFCKIRVRRNTEDYLEIYPWWQHAHPYFMELREYYCPGCYKLLATEAVPIGHPVVFEFLPDIVTFYEKWLKRPFPCGKVEFKDLTNEYIKNSIKI; this comes from the coding sequence ATGAACGAAGAGGAAAAGGTAAAAAGAGTTGAGCAAAGAATTCAGTTACTAGAAAGATTATTGCAAGCTAAATCCCCTATCGATGAAGTATTTAGAGTTATAGCAGGAGATAAGGAAGATCCAGAAATAGCTTTCGATGCTATAATTGAATACTTTCAAAGGAAAGTCAATTGGAAGGAAAAAATTCTATTGCCCATTAATGACCACTTATTTATAGTATGTAAAGATGGTAAACCGATAGTTAAAGCAGCATGCGGTTACGAATTTGGAGATTTCAGAGTGAATTGGAAGGTTTTCTGTAAAATTAGAGTAAGAAGAAATACGGAAGATTATCTAGAAATATATCCATGGTGGCAACACGCCCATCCCTACTTTATGGAACTTAGAGAATATTATTGTCCAGGTTGTTATAAATTATTAGCAACTGAAGCTGTACCAATAGGTCATCCAGTTGTCTTTGAATTTCTACCAGATATAGTGACATTTTACGAGAAATGGCTTAAAAGACCGTTTCCTTGTGGTAAGGTAGAATTCAAAGACTTAACTAATGAGTATATAAAGAATAGCATAAAGATATAA